The following are encoded together in the Pirellulales bacterium genome:
- a CDS encoding ATP-binding protein produces the protein MSLRAKLLLAQLPLALALVLLGVVAVWRVSALSHQSELILKDNYRSVLAAQRMKESIERLDSAAIFIVAGERNRAEPQIAEHRNKFAAELQVQENNITEFDQREDVATKTLRDAWTKYEGLLTDYLKLTDLKQMNKQYFDILQPQFVVVKDDADEILQINEIAMQRKADAALRAGQLTNSIVAAVAIGALVVGALASILLTQRLLRPLSLLTMAVNRLGQKDFAARALVMSRDEIGQLATQFNLMAEHLQEYRESSLGELLLAQRASQATIDSIPDPVIVFNAEGNILKANGAADSLWQTNGLEPDSKTLVTLPPAVRSALDRAKAHVLQGKGAFLPNGFEDAFDVPSAEGHRWFLLRANPVYEDEGKITGATAILQDVTRLRRLDELKNNLVATVAHEFRTPLTSLRMAVHLCLEGVAGPLTDKQADLLHAAREECERLQATVDELLDLARIQSGRMEMELQPVAAAKLIEEAVVPLHGAAAEKQIQLQAESLLIHEQVMADVERIQIVFHNLIANALRHTPDRGIVRVRGIADDSAVRFEISDTGEGIPKEYHAAIFERFFRIPGSSAGAAGLGLSLCKEIVEAHGGRIGVESQPGHGSTFWFTLRATGSSPGSA, from the coding sequence ATGAGCCTCCGCGCGAAACTCTTGCTTGCCCAACTACCTCTCGCCCTGGCGCTGGTGTTGCTGGGGGTCGTCGCTGTCTGGAGAGTATCGGCGCTTAGCCACCAATCCGAACTGATTCTCAAGGACAACTACCGCAGTGTCTTGGCCGCCCAGCGGATGAAGGAATCGATCGAGCGGCTCGACAGCGCCGCGATCTTCATCGTCGCGGGAGAGAGGAACCGGGCCGAGCCGCAAATCGCCGAGCATCGGAACAAGTTCGCGGCTGAACTGCAGGTCCAAGAGAACAACATCACGGAATTCGATCAACGCGAAGACGTGGCGACCAAGACGCTGAGAGACGCTTGGACCAAATACGAAGGCCTTTTGACCGACTACTTGAAGCTTACCGATCTCAAGCAGATGAACAAGCAGTATTTCGACATCTTGCAGCCGCAATTCGTCGTCGTCAAAGATGATGCGGACGAGATTTTGCAGATCAATGAGATTGCGATGCAGCGCAAGGCCGACGCGGCGCTGCGCGCCGGTCAGTTGACGAACTCGATCGTGGCCGCCGTCGCGATCGGCGCGCTCGTAGTCGGGGCGCTCGCTTCGATCCTCCTGACGCAACGCCTGCTGCGCCCGCTCTCGCTCTTGACTATGGCCGTGAACCGCCTCGGGCAGAAAGACTTCGCCGCCCGTGCGCTCGTGATGAGCCGCGACGAGATCGGGCAGCTCGCGACGCAATTCAATCTGATGGCCGAGCACTTACAGGAATACCGCGAGAGTTCGCTCGGTGAGTTGCTGCTCGCCCAGCGCGCCTCGCAGGCCACGATCGATAGCATCCCCGATCCGGTGATCGTCTTTAACGCCGAAGGCAACATCCTCAAGGCCAACGGCGCGGCCGATTCGCTCTGGCAGACCAATGGTCTTGAACCCGATTCGAAGACCCTCGTCACGCTCCCACCTGCCGTGCGCTCGGCGCTCGATCGTGCGAAGGCCCACGTCTTGCAGGGCAAAGGGGCGTTCTTGCCCAACGGTTTCGAGGACGCCTTCGACGTCCCCAGCGCCGAGGGGCATCGCTGGTTCTTGCTGCGGGCCAATCCGGTCTATGAAGACGAGGGGAAGATTACCGGCGCGACCGCCATCCTCCAAGACGTGACGCGGCTTCGGCGCCTCGACGAGCTGAAAAACAATCTTGTAGCCACGGTTGCCCACGAATTCCGTACGCCGCTCACGTCGCTCCGCATGGCCGTGCATCTGTGTTTGGAAGGAGTTGCCGGCCCCTTGACCGACAAGCAGGCCGATCTTCTGCACGCCGCCCGCGAGGAATGCGAGCGACTTCAGGCCACCGTGGACGAGCTGCTCGATCTGGCTCGCATCCAGTCGGGCCGCATGGAGATGGAATTGCAGCCGGTCGCCGCGGCCAAGCTGATTGAAGAAGCCGTCGTGCCGCTGCACGGCGCGGCGGCCGAGAAGCAGATTCAGTTGCAAGCCGAATCGCTCTTGATCCACGAACAGGTGATGGCCGACGTCGAGAGGATTCAGATCGTCTTTCACAACCTGATCGCCAACGCCCTGCGGCATACGCCGGATCGCGGAATCGTCCGCGTCCGTGGAATCGCCGACGATTCAGCCGTGCGGTTCGAGATCAGCGACACCGGCGAAGGAATTCCGAAGGAATACCACGCGGCCATCTTCGAGCGGTTCTTCCGCATCCCGGGCTCTAGCGCCGGCGCCGCCGGCCTTGGGCTCTCGCTTTGCAAGGAAATCGTCGAAGCCCACGGCGGCCGAATCGGCGTCGAAAGCCAGCCGGGGCACGGCAGCACATTCTGGTTCACATTGCGCGCGACAGGTTCGTCTCCTGGGTCAGCTTAA
- a CDS encoding universal stress protein, with amino-acid sequence MTRAQPRPEDFLELVERSKRGRLKLYVGFAAGVGKTYRMLEEAHALQKRGTDVVIGFVETHGRSETAALIDGLEVVPRRKVEYRGFQVDDMDLDGILARHPAVAIVDELPHTNPPGSRHNKRYQDVQDILAAGINVIGALNIQHLESLKDVVERATGVVIRETVPDTFLKQADQIVNLDLAIEDLVDRLKSGKIYAAEKVDTALGNFFRQENLAALRELALREVAESIDRTAAVSLTGGDDHKSTIERVMVCIASQSPRGAALLRRGSRLAGRLNTDWYAVYVETPGEAPNRIDSAVQRQLIATISMAKELGAEVIRLQAHDVVTALLDFARTRGVGHIVIGRSERPWWKRILGRSMIDRLVHEARGFDLHIVSLDDKEPRR; translated from the coding sequence ATGACTCGCGCGCAGCCACGTCCTGAAGACTTTCTGGAACTGGTCGAGCGCTCCAAGCGAGGGCGGCTGAAGCTGTATGTCGGCTTCGCGGCCGGAGTGGGCAAGACCTACCGGATGCTCGAAGAAGCCCATGCCTTGCAAAAGCGCGGCACGGACGTGGTGATCGGCTTCGTCGAAACGCATGGCAGATCGGAAACTGCCGCGCTCATCGACGGGCTCGAGGTCGTGCCGCGCCGCAAGGTGGAATACCGCGGCTTCCAGGTGGACGACATGGACCTCGACGGCATTCTGGCTCGGCATCCGGCCGTCGCAATCGTCGATGAACTCCCGCACACCAATCCCCCAGGCTCGCGGCACAACAAGCGCTACCAGGACGTGCAAGACATCCTGGCCGCGGGAATCAACGTCATTGGGGCGCTTAACATTCAGCATTTGGAGAGCCTCAAGGACGTAGTCGAGCGGGCGACCGGCGTCGTCATCCGCGAAACGGTTCCTGACACCTTTCTCAAGCAGGCCGATCAGATCGTCAATCTCGACCTGGCGATCGAAGACCTGGTCGATCGATTGAAGTCGGGCAAAATCTATGCGGCGGAAAAAGTCGATACGGCGCTCGGCAATTTCTTCCGGCAGGAGAATCTCGCGGCCCTGCGGGAATTGGCACTCCGCGAAGTCGCCGAGAGCATCGATCGGACCGCTGCCGTGAGTTTAACCGGCGGCGACGATCACAAATCGACTATCGAGCGCGTGATGGTTTGCATTGCATCGCAATCGCCGCGCGGGGCGGCCCTGTTGCGGCGCGGCTCGCGCCTGGCTGGGCGTCTCAATACGGATTGGTATGCCGTCTATGTGGAAACGCCCGGCGAGGCCCCCAATCGCATCGATTCGGCCGTGCAGCGGCAATTGATCGCCACGATCTCGATGGCCAAGGAGTTGGGGGCCGAGGTGATTCGGCTCCAAGCGCACGACGTGGTGACCGCGCTGTTGGATTTCGCCCGCACGCGTGGCGTCGGTCACATCGTGATTGGCCGCTCGGAAAGACCCTGGTGGAAGCGCATCCTGGGGCGGAGCATGATCGACCGGTTGGTCCACGAAGCTCGCGGCTTCGATTTGCACATCGTGTCGCTCGACGACAAGGAGCCGCGCCGATGA
- a CDS encoding Gfo/Idh/MocA family oxidoreductase, translating to MNRRQFVQSSAAGLALSAAGSFAAEFLDQKPPRVGLIGTGWYGKADLFRLIQVAPVEVVSLCDVDKKMLADAAEMVATRQVSKKKPRTYADYRQMLKEKDLDIVLVATPDHWHALAMIAAVEAGADVYVQKPISVDIVEGQAMLAAARRTKRVVQVGTQRRSTPHLVEARDTIIREGKLGKVALVEVYCYYHMRARENPPDTSPPENLDYEMWTGPAPMRPYNKLVHPRGWRAFMEYGNGIMGDMCIHFLDCARWMLDLGWPTRVSSTGGILVDKRSKANIPDTQTAAFDYGDLDIVWQMRSWGDAPDPKYPWGATLYGDKGTLKISVMSYDFTPIGGGKPVHRDVKYELEEYPEDKTEKDLEQHVAPAIRHHMRDLLQAIATRGKPVADIEQGYISTATCILGNLSLRLGRELTWDAAKQQIAGDDEANQWLRRPYRPPWVHPEVT from the coding sequence ATGAATCGCCGACAGTTTGTGCAGAGCAGCGCGGCGGGTTTGGCCTTGTCCGCGGCCGGGAGTTTTGCCGCCGAGTTTCTCGATCAGAAGCCGCCCCGGGTCGGCCTGATCGGCACGGGTTGGTATGGCAAGGCCGACCTGTTTCGCTTGATCCAGGTGGCGCCGGTCGAAGTCGTGTCGCTCTGCGACGTCGACAAGAAAATGCTGGCCGACGCGGCCGAGATGGTCGCCACCCGCCAAGTGTCAAAAAAGAAACCGCGCACCTACGCCGACTATCGCCAGATGTTGAAGGAAAAAGACCTCGACATCGTGCTCGTCGCCACGCCCGACCACTGGCACGCCCTGGCGATGATCGCCGCGGTCGAAGCCGGGGCGGACGTGTACGTGCAGAAGCCAATCAGCGTCGATATCGTCGAAGGGCAAGCGATGCTTGCGGCCGCGCGGCGCACCAAGCGCGTCGTCCAGGTCGGGACGCAGCGCCGCAGCACGCCGCACCTCGTCGAAGCCCGCGACACGATCATCCGCGAAGGGAAGCTCGGCAAAGTCGCGCTCGTGGAGGTGTATTGCTACTACCACATGCGCGCCAGGGAGAACCCGCCGGACACGTCGCCCCCGGAAAACCTCGATTATGAAATGTGGACCGGCCCGGCCCCCATGCGGCCGTACAACAAGCTCGTCCATCCGCGAGGTTGGCGGGCCTTTATGGAATACGGCAACGGGATCATGGGAGACATGTGCATCCATTTCCTCGACTGCGCGCGGTGGATGCTCGATCTCGGCTGGCCGACGCGAGTTTCATCGACCGGCGGCATTCTCGTCGACAAGCGCAGCAAGGCCAATATCCCCGACACGCAGACGGCCGCCTTCGACTACGGCGATTTGGACATCGTCTGGCAGATGCGGAGTTGGGGCGATGCTCCCGATCCAAAATATCCGTGGGGCGCGACGCTCTACGGCGACAAGGGAACGCTCAAGATCAGCGTGATGAGCTACGACTTCACGCCGATCGGCGGCGGAAAGCCGGTCCATCGCGACGTGAAGTACGAATTGGAAGAGTATCCCGAGGACAAAACCGAGAAGGATTTGGAACAGCACGTCGCCCCGGCGATCCGCCACCACATGCGCGACCTGTTGCAAGCGATCGCCACGCGCGGCAAGCCGGTCGCCGACATCGAACAGGGCTATATCTCGACGGCGACCTGCATTCTGGGCAACCTTTCGTTGCGGCTCGGCCGCGAATTGACTTGGGACGCCGCGAAGCAACAAATCGCCGGCGACGATGAGGCGAATCAATGGCTCCGGCGACCGTATCGCCCGCCGTGGGTGCATCCGGAAGTGACTTAA
- the kdpC gene encoding potassium-transporting ATPase subunit KdpC, which yields MKSELMIALRVTLVTLVLTGIVYPFLMTGLAQVIAPHAANGSLVTDDKGVVIGSELIGQNFTNPAYVQPRPSATNDEADSSKPKPYNATNSGASNYGPTSQALYDRIKGDVERLQKENPDASGPVPDELVTTSASGLDPNLSPQAALWQVPRIAKARGEKPERVQQVVKDQIESPTFGLLGEPRVNVLSLNLALDRQFGRPKPAAK from the coding sequence ATGAAATCCGAATTGATGATCGCCCTGCGCGTGACGCTCGTGACGCTGGTTCTGACTGGGATCGTGTATCCCTTCTTGATGACAGGCTTGGCCCAGGTGATCGCGCCTCACGCAGCCAACGGCAGCCTCGTCACCGACGACAAAGGGGTTGTCATCGGCTCGGAATTGATCGGGCAGAATTTCACGAACCCGGCCTATGTCCAGCCGCGCCCCTCGGCAACCAACGACGAGGCCGATTCATCGAAGCCGAAACCGTACAACGCGACGAATTCCGGGGCGTCGAATTACGGCCCTACGTCCCAGGCGCTGTATGATCGCATCAAGGGAGACGTCGAGCGATTGCAAAAGGAAAATCCAGACGCCAGCGGCCCCGTCCCGGACGAACTTGTCACGACGTCAGCCAGTGGACTCGACCCGAATCTGTCCCCTCAGGCCGCTCTTTGGCAAGTGCCGCGAATTGCCAAGGCACGCGGCGAAAAGCCCGAGCGCGTTCAACAGGTCGTCAAGGACCAGATCGAGTCGCCCACTTTCGGCCTGTTGGGCGAGCCGCGCGTGAACGTGCTATCCTTGAATTTGGCGTTGGACCGCCAATTCGGGCGCCCCAAGCCAGCGGCAAAATGA
- the kdpB gene encoding potassium-transporting ATPase subunit KdpB, giving the protein MGGPRAKALSLFDKGILGRAAVDSLKKLAPQHLYKNPVMFVVEVGSVLCTALWLRDVLGTSSIPATPQWFHGNGGAWQTTWLWFTGSVTIWLWFTVLFANFAEAVAEGRGKAQAATLRKMRKETTARKLVDGRETEVSAATLRKDDLVVVEAGQLIPGDGEVTEGIASVDESAITGESAPVIRESGGDRSAVTGGTKVLSDRIVVKITSNPGESFLDRMISLVEGAARQKTPNEIALHILLVGLTLVFLFACATLVPLALYSDNRLSATVMVALLVCLIPTTIGGLLSAIGIAGMDRLIRKNVLAMSGRAIEAAGDVDVLLLDKTGTITVGNRMASALLPLPGVRVEDLAEAAHLASQADETPEGRSIVSFIEEHHPKQALLTNKQAKFVPFSAYTRMSGCDLNGDVIRKGAVDGVTAHVRTLGGTAPAELNLIAGQIGDDGGTPLAVSRGSRMLGVVHLKDVVKVGITDRFARFRAMGIRTVMITGDNPRTAKAIAGEAGVDDFLAEATPENKMRLIKEEQAKGKLVAMTGDGTNDAPALAQADVGMAMNTGTQAAKEAGNMIDLDSDPTKLLEVVEIGKQLLMTRGALTTFSIANDVAKYFAILPAMFMGVYPEIAPLNIMKLASPLSAIMAAVIFNAIIIVLLIPLALRGVKYRPVGAASLLRRSLLIYGVGGVIAPFIGIKLIDMALVALNIAGTGA; this is encoded by the coding sequence ATGGGTGGTCCACGCGCGAAAGCGCTATCATTGTTCGACAAGGGGATCCTCGGGCGGGCGGCCGTCGACAGCCTGAAGAAGCTCGCTCCGCAGCATCTCTACAAGAATCCGGTGATGTTCGTCGTCGAAGTCGGCAGCGTGCTTTGCACGGCGCTGTGGCTGCGAGACGTCCTGGGAACGTCGTCGATCCCGGCGACGCCGCAATGGTTCCATGGCAACGGCGGGGCTTGGCAGACCACGTGGCTTTGGTTCACCGGGTCGGTGACGATCTGGCTCTGGTTCACGGTGCTGTTTGCCAACTTCGCCGAGGCGGTGGCGGAAGGGCGCGGCAAGGCCCAGGCCGCCACGCTGCGGAAGATGCGGAAAGAAACCACCGCTCGCAAGCTCGTCGACGGCCGCGAGACGGAGGTCTCCGCCGCGACATTGCGAAAGGACGACCTGGTGGTCGTCGAAGCGGGGCAATTGATTCCCGGCGATGGCGAGGTTACGGAGGGGATCGCCTCCGTCGACGAATCGGCCATCACGGGCGAATCGGCCCCGGTGATTCGCGAAAGCGGCGGCGATCGTTCGGCCGTGACCGGTGGGACAAAAGTGCTCTCCGACCGGATCGTGGTGAAAATCACATCGAACCCCGGCGAATCGTTTCTCGACCGAATGATTTCGCTTGTGGAAGGGGCGGCCCGCCAGAAGACGCCGAACGAAATCGCCCTGCACATCCTGCTTGTCGGTCTGACGCTGGTGTTTCTTTTCGCCTGCGCCACGCTCGTGCCGCTGGCCCTGTATAGCGACAATCGGCTCTCGGCCACCGTGATGGTCGCCTTGCTGGTCTGCCTGATCCCGACGACGATCGGCGGCTTGCTCTCGGCGATCGGGATCGCTGGCATGGATCGGTTGATTCGCAAGAACGTGCTGGCGATGAGCGGCCGGGCAATCGAAGCGGCTGGCGACGTGGACGTGCTGCTCTTGGACAAAACGGGCACGATCACGGTTGGCAATCGCATGGCCAGCGCGTTGCTCCCCCTGCCCGGCGTGCGCGTCGAGGACTTAGCCGAGGCGGCCCATCTGGCCAGCCAAGCCGATGAAACGCCCGAGGGGCGCTCGATCGTCTCGTTCATCGAAGAACATCATCCCAAACAAGCGCTGCTGACGAACAAGCAGGCGAAGTTTGTCCCGTTCAGCGCCTATACCCGCATGAGCGGCTGCGACCTCAACGGCGATGTGATCCGCAAGGGGGCCGTTGACGGCGTGACGGCTCACGTTCGAACGTTGGGCGGAACCGCGCCGGCCGAATTGAACCTGATCGCCGGTCAAATCGGCGACGATGGCGGGACCCCACTGGCTGTCTCGCGCGGCTCGCGAATGCTCGGTGTCGTTCATCTGAAAGACGTGGTCAAAGTCGGAATCACCGACCGCTTTGCCCGCTTCCGCGCGATGGGCATCCGCACGGTCATGATCACCGGCGACAATCCGCGCACGGCCAAGGCCATCGCCGGAGAGGCCGGTGTGGACGACTTCCTCGCCGAGGCCACGCCGGAGAACAAAATGCGGCTCATCAAGGAGGAGCAGGCCAAAGGAAAGCTCGTGGCGATGACGGGCGACGGCACCAACGACGCCCCCGCACTGGCGCAGGCCGACGTCGGCATGGCGATGAACACCGGCACGCAAGCCGCCAAGGAAGCCGGCAACATGATCGACCTCGATTCCGATCCCACCAAGCTGTTGGAAGTGGTGGAAATCGGCAAGCAACTGTTGATGACGCGCGGCGCGCTCACCACCTTTTCGATTGCCAACGACGTGGCCAAGTATTTCGCGATCTTGCCGGCGATGTTCATGGGCGTGTATCCAGAGATCGCGCCGCTGAACATCATGAAGCTGGCTTCTCCGCTGAGCGCGATCATGGCGGCGGTGATTTTCAATGCGATCATCATCGTGCTATTGATTCCGCTGGCGCTGAGGGGCGTGAAGTATCGTCCGGTGGGCGCGGCCTCGCTCTTGCGGCGGTCGCTCTTGATTTACGGCGTCGGCGGCGTGATCGCGCCGTTCATCGGCATCAAACTGATCGATATGGCGCTCGTAGCGCTCAACATTGCGGGAACAGGAGCTTGA